GAGTGGCTGGGAATCCCGGGGAGAGCGCCGAGCGATCTGAGTATCGCGCCGTCGCGGAGAGGACGCGGGCCGCGCCCCGCGGCCGCACCGCGAATCGAGGCCCCAGTCGAAGCACCGGTCCAGGCGAAAGTCGAAGTACCGGTCGAAAAAAATCCGGAGATCGAAGCACCGGTCGAAACGCCGAAAACACCGTCATCCCCTGTTGTCGATGGTTCCAACGTGCCGGAGTGGTCACTCACCGACCGTCCCGCCGATCGGTTCCGAGACTTCTTCGAAGAACAGGGCGTCTCCATGAGCTCGGCGATGGAGAACGCCCCGCCCGAGCCCCCACCGGAGCCAGCGCTCTCACCGCCATCGGAGCGGGCGGTCGGCTGGAAAACCCTGATGGTGACGGATCCCGATCTGGTGGTCGATCTTCCCCAGGCGGAGGACGCGCCGTCGATGTTCGCGCAAATCCCGATCGACGAAGTCGCGGTGAGCGAAGAGGCCGTTGGCTTGGACCTCGAAGACGAGCTCGAGATCGAGGTCGAGATAGCCAAGCCCGCGTCCGTGCCGGAGCCCGAGCCCCCGGCGACGGTGGCGGACGAGACGAGCGTCGCGGCGGACGAATCGGCCAGCCGCGCACGCGAGCAGGCGAGACGGCGTATCGAGCAGGGTGGAGGGGAGAGCCGGCTGGTGCGGGATGTGAAGCTTCATTTCAAGCTTCGCGACTGGGAAGGCGCGGTGCCCCTTCTCGAGCAACTCATCGAGATCTGTCCGGGCAAGGCTATCTACCGCGGCATGATGGGCCGGGCGTTGTCGCGACTGTCGTCGAGACGGAAGGAGGCGGAAGCGCATTTCGTCGAAGCCCTGAGGCTTTCGCCTCACGACGCCGAGATCCACTACTGGCTCGGCCTCTACTACAAATCGTTCGGATTGCACTCGCGGGCTCTGCACGAGTTCAAGATGACGCTCCGTATCAAGCCCCGACACGAGGGCGCCCGCCGGCAGCTCGGAGCGAGCGCGAAGCAGGACGACGCCCTCGGCTCCGTCATCAAGAAGTTCTTCGGCTGACATTACGGGTCGAAAGGACGAGCCCGCTCTCGGAAGTGCGACCGCCAGCCCGATGAGCGATAGCTGATGCGCTCGGCGCGCGACAGGTCGGGAGCGCCGGTGACCGCGAGCGGAGACAGATCGTACGCGTCGAAGCCGTCCGGCTGGAAGACGATGGTCAGGAACTGGCCCAGCTCCACG
This genomic window from Vicinamibacteria bacterium contains:
- a CDS encoding tetratricopeptide repeat protein translates to EWLGIPGRAPSDLSIAPSRRGRGPRPAAAPRIEAPVEAPVQAKVEVPVEKNPEIEAPVETPKTPSSPVVDGSNVPEWSLTDRPADRFRDFFEEQGVSMSSAMENAPPEPPPEPALSPPSERAVGWKTLMVTDPDLVVDLPQAEDAPSMFAQIPIDEVAVSEEAVGLDLEDELEIEVEIAKPASVPEPEPPATVADETSVAADESASRAREQARRRIEQGGGESRLVRDVKLHFKLRDWEGAVPLLEQLIEICPGKAIYRGMMGRALSRLSSRRKEAEAHFVEALRLSPHDAEIHYWLGLYYKSFGLHSRALHEFKMTLRIKPRHEGARRQLGASAKQDDALGSVIKKFFG